The Breoghania sp. L-A4 sequence AGCGATACGGCAGGCCAGAGCGGATCGAGGATCTGGCCCGGCACAAGTGCCTGGGTATCCGCCTGATGAGCAGCGGCGGCCTCTATCGCTGGGAGTTCATGCGCGATGGGAAGGCCGTCGAGATCGCCGTCAACGGCCCACTCATCGTCAATGACGTCAGCCTGATCCTGCGCGGCGCGCTCGACGGCATTGGCCTTGCCTATCTCTATCGCTCGCTGGTCAGCGAGGCGCTTGCCGACGGCCGGCTCATCTCGGTCCTCGACGAATTCTGCGAGGAAGAGCCAGGGCTCTACATGTATTTCCCCAACCGCGCGACGATCGCTCCGAAGCTGCGGGTCTTCGTCGACTTCGTCAAGGCCCGCGCCCGCGCGCTCGAACGCGCCAAGAAGGCGGCATCGTTGTGATGCGCTGCGTCGCGTTATTGCGGGCCGTCAACGTCGGCAGTGCCAACCAGATCGCCATGAAGCCGCTGTGCGCCCGGCTTGCAGAGCACGGCTTTGGGCCCGTGACGAGCCACCTGCGCAGCGGCAATCTGACGGTATCCGCTGACGGTGGCGCCTCGGCGCATGAGGCGGAAATCGAACGGCTGATCCGCGACGGCTTCGGCCTCGACGTCGCGGTGATGCTGCGCACGGCCGCCGAATGGCGCGGCCTCATCGGCGCCAACCCATTCAGGCGGGAAGCGGCGGCCGATCCCGCGAAGATGCAGCTCGGTGTCCTGAAATCAGCGGTCTCGCGGGAGGCTTTCGAGACGCTTCGCGAAGGCTATGCCGGCCCCGAAAGACTGGAACTCGGCGACCGCGCACTGTTCATGGTCTATCCCGACGGCATGGGCCGATCGAAGCTGACCACCCGGCGGATTGAAACGGCGCTTGGCACCGAGATCACCGTGCGCAACTGGAACACGGTTGAAAAGCTCAGGCAGATGACCGAGGCCGGCTGAAGGTACCCCGACGGAGCCGGCGACACGTCATCGCTGTCAGGGCCGCAAATTGTGCGTCTACCGTTCCGCCTTCAGCCGCTCGATGAACTGGCCCAGGCCGACGGACCGCTCGCGGCGCAGGCGTTCGGCCGCAAGGATGCTTTCAACCTTGTGGAATGTTTCGTCGAGGTTGTCATTGATCAGCACGTAATCGTACTCGTCCCAGTGATCGATTTCCTCATGGGCGTTCTCAAGCCGCTCGGCGATCACCGCGTCGCTGTCCTCGGCGCGGCGTTCGAGGCGCGCGCGCAACTCCGCCATCGACGGCGGCAGGATGAAGACAGAGACCACGTCGACCCGCGCCGCCTCGCTGAGCTGCTGGGTTCCCTGGTAGTCGATGTCGAAGAGCACGTCGCGACCGTCGGCCAGCGCGTCCTCGACCGGGCCACAGGGCGTGCCGTAGAAATTGCCGTGCACAACCGCCCATTCAAGCAGTTCGTTCTGGTCCCGAAGTGCCTGGAACTGCCGAACCGAAATGAACTTGTAGTGCACGCCGTCGATCTCGCTGGGCCGCCGCTCGCGCGTCGTGACCGAGACCGACAGAACAATCTCAGGATCCTTCAGCAGCGCCCGTGAAATGGTCGACTTGCCAGCGCCCGATGGCGAGGAAAGCACGAACATCAGGCCGCGCCGCGCGGTTCCCGCCTTGGTATCGCTGGTCATGAGACGCCTACTCCAAATTCTGTATCTGCTCGCGCAACCGGTCGACCACGGCTTTAAGCTCGAGGCCGATCGCGGTCAGATCCTTGTCGTTGGACTTGGAGCACAAAGTGTTGGTTTCGCGGTTGAATTCCTGCGCGAGGAAGTCGAGCTTGCGGCCCACAGCGCCGCCGCCGTCGAGCAACGCACGGGCCGCCTCCACATGCGCCGCCAGCCGGTCCAGTTCCTCGCGGATGTCCGCCTTGGTCGCCAGCAACACCGCTTCCTGGTGCAACCGCTGCGGGTCAAAGTCGGAGAAATGATCGGTCAGGCCGCGCACCTGCGCCTCGAGCCGCGCCAGGATCGCCTGGGGCTGATGCGCCGGACAGCGCTCGGCTTCTTCGGTCAGCGCGGCGATCCGGTCGACGTGGCCGCGCAGAACCTCGGCAATCGCCGCGCCCTCGCGCGCCCGCATCGCCACCAGTCCGTCCAGCGCCTCGTCAAAGCTCGCGAGCGCCGCCTGCCTCTGGGCGTCCCGTTCCTCTTCGGTGTCGCTGATCTCCTGAACGTCCAGAACGCCGCGAAAGGCGAGGATCCCGTCGAGCGTCGGGGGCGACGCCTGGATGCGCTCGCCAACCGCGCGCATCGCCGCAATGACGCTTTCCAGAACCTGCTCGTTGACCACCAGCGCGCTCTGGCCCGCCTCACGCTGCACCGTCAATGTCACCGAAATGTTGCCGCGCACCAGCTTCTCGCCAAAGCGCTTGCGAAGGGGAACCTCAAGCGAGTCGAAGCCGTTCGGCAAGCGCAGGCGGATATCCAGTCCCTTGCCGTTCACCGAGCGCAGTTCCCATGTCCAGCGGACCGCGCCATGGGCGCCATCGGTGCGGGCGAATCCCGTCATGCTGGCGAGCGGTCGGGTCATGCGCGGAGTTTCCCATATGTCTGGCGGCCCTGCCCCGGCGCCGGATCGGATGCAAGAATTGGCGGCGAGCTTATCGTCGCGCCCGGGCAGGCTCAAGCAGCACTGGCGAAACACTTGGGGACGCTTGCGCGTTTCGCCGCCTCGGCTTCGGCGTCACTCGCCGGGCGACGCGTTGCCGCTGGCTGCCTCTTCGTCGGCCTTCTTCTGGGCCTCATGATTGGCGCGTTCCACCTCACGCCAGCGCTTCACGTTGCGATTGTGCTGGTCCAGCGTCTCGGCGAAGACATGCCCGCCGGTGCCGTCCGCGACGAAGAAGAAATCCTTGGTGCGCGAGGGATTGGCGACCGCTTCCATGGCCTTGCGCCCCGGGTTGGCGATCGGCCCGGGCGGCAGGCCCTGGATCTGGTAGGTGTTGTAGCGGTTGGGCGCGTTCTTCTCGCTACGCAGGATGCTGCGCGATCGCTGCCACGCCTTGCCGCCATAAAGCCCATAGATGATCGTCGGATCGGACTCCAGCTTCCAGCCGCTCTGCAGCCGGTTGACGAACACTCCGGCGACACGCGGGCGCTCGTCGGCCTTGCCGGTTTCCTTCTCGACGATGGACGCCAGGATCACCAGTTCCTCCGGCGTCTTCACCGGCAGATTGTCGTCGCGTCGTTCCCAAATCTCCTTGAGTGCGGCATCCTGGGCCCTGCGCATTTTCTCGATCATTTCGGCCCGGGTCATGCCGCGGGTGAAATTGTAGGTCTCCGGCAGCAGCGCGCCTTCCGGCGGGACCTCGCGCAGTTCGCCGATCAGGATCGGATCCTCGTTGAGCCGCTCGACGATCTGGGCGCTGGTCCAGCCTTCGGGAATCGTCACGGAATGAAACACCGCCTTGCCCTGCACCATCATCTGCATCGCCTCGCGCATGGAGATATGCGCCGGGAACAGATATTCGCCCGCCTGCAGGCGCGGCGCCATCTTGTAGGCGCGCACGGCGCCCTCAAAAATCCATGGCCGCTCGATGACGCCCTGGCGCTCGAGCACACGCGCTATGGCGCTCAGGCTGGCTCCGGAGGGAATGATGATGGTGCGGTCCTGGGCGAGCGGACCTTCGCGGTCGAACTCGATTTTGCCCCAGTAGATCAGGCCGCCGAGCACGACCATCGTCAGAATGGTGAGCGTTAACAGGAAGTTGATGAACACCACGACAGGATTGCGCACGTGACGCGAGCGCGCCGGCGGACCGGGAACATTGTCTGGCTGAATGGCCTCGCGCGGGCTCTTGGGAGCCACCCGCGGCGGTGCGGCGGCTTCGTCGTCGTTGCTCGCTTTGGCGGCTTGATCCGTGTCCTGCATGGTGCTCGCAGTCGTTCCGTCTTGAAGTCGATGAGCGGTTCCTGTGCCGCCCGCCGATGTGCCTGATGAATATGGCGAAACCGCGAGAGTCGGCGTCAAAACGCAAGCCACGGTACCAGCCTCCGCCGGTCGCCGAAAGAAGTTTCGGCAGCGGCCGAGGCTTGGAGCCATCGCATCCGCGTTCAGGCGAACCCGCCGGAACGCAAACCGGGGTGTGGACTGCTAGTCGGTCACGCGGCGGAACACCAGCGAAGCGTTCGTGCCGCCGAAACCGAAGGAGTTCGACAAGGCGATGTCGATCTGCTTCGGCTTCGCTGTGTGTGGCACCAGATCAATCTCGGTTTCGACCGACGGATTGTCGAGATTGATCGTCGGCGGCGCGACATTGTCGCGAATGGCGAGAACCGAGAAAATCGTTTCGACCGCGCCGGCGGCACCCAGCAGATGGCCGATCGACGATTTGGTCGAGGACATTGTCAGCTTGGAGACCGCATCGCCCATCAGGCGGGTCACGGCGCGCAATTCGATCTCGTCACCCAAAGGTGTGGATGTGCCGTGCGCGTTGACATAGTCGATCTGGGACGGCTCGATGCCGGCGCGATTCAGTGCCGCGGACATGCAGCGGAACGCGCCGTCGCCGTCTTCGGCGGGTGCGGTGATATGATAGGCATCGCCCGAGAGACCGTAGCCGATGACCTCGGCATAGATCTTCGCGCCGCGCGCCTTGGCGTGTTCGTATTCTTCAAGAACGACAACGCCGGCGCCCTCGCCCATGACGAAACCGTCGCGGTCCTTGTCATAGGGGCGCGAACCGCGGGCTGGATCGTCGTTGAAACCGGTCGACAGCGCGCGGCAGGCGGCGAAGCCCGCAAGCGCCAATCGTCCAATCGGGGATTCCGCACCGCCTGCGACCATCACGTCAGCGTCGCCGTAGCCGATCAGCCGCGCGGCGTCGCCCACGGCG is a genomic window containing:
- a CDS encoding YicC/YloC family endoribonuclease, whose protein sequence is MTRPLASMTGFARTDGAHGAVRWTWELRSVNGKGLDIRLRLPNGFDSLEVPLRKRFGEKLVRGNISVTLTVQREAGQSALVVNEQVLESVIAAMRAVGERIQASPPTLDGILAFRGVLDVQEISDTEEERDAQRQAALASFDEALDGLVAMRAREGAAIAEVLRGHVDRIAALTEEAERCPAHQPQAILARLEAQVRGLTDHFSDFDPQRLHQEAVLLATKADIREELDRLAAHVEAARALLDGGGAVGRKLDFLAQEFNRETNTLCSKSNDKDLTAIGLELKAVVDRLREQIQNLE
- the mltG gene encoding endolytic transglycosylase MltG, translated to MQDTDQAAKASNDDEAAAPPRVAPKSPREAIQPDNVPGPPARSRHVRNPVVVFINFLLTLTILTMVVLGGLIYWGKIEFDREGPLAQDRTIIIPSGASLSAIARVLERQGVIERPWIFEGAVRAYKMAPRLQAGEYLFPAHISMREAMQMMVQGKAVFHSVTIPEGWTSAQIVERLNEDPILIGELREVPPEGALLPETYNFTRGMTRAEMIEKMRRAQDAALKEIWERRDDNLPVKTPEELVILASIVEKETGKADERPRVAGVFVNRLQSGWKLESDPTIIYGLYGGKAWQRSRSILRSEKNAPNRYNTYQIQGLPPGPIANPGRKAMEAVANPSRTKDFFFVADGTGGHVFAETLDQHNRNVKRWREVERANHEAQKKADEEAASGNASPGE
- the gmk gene encoding guanylate kinase, which gives rise to MTSDTKAGTARRGLMFVLSSPSGAGKSTISRALLKDPEIVLSVSVTTRERRPSEIDGVHYKFISVRQFQALRDQNELLEWAVVHGNFYGTPCGPVEDALADGRDVLFDIDYQGTQQLSEAARVDVVSVFILPPSMAELRARLERRAEDSDAVIAERLENAHEEIDHWDEYDYVLINDNLDETFHKVESILAAERLRRERSVGLGQFIERLKAER
- the fabF gene encoding beta-ketoacyl-ACP synthase II, which encodes MRRVVVTGLGMVSPLANGVEATWSRILEGRSGAAKVESCEVSDLACQIACEVPRGDGTDGTFNPDAIMPVKEQRKVDDFIIYAVAAADEALADANWKPEEYEDQIRTGVLIGSGIGGLLGIEEAAHTLKEKGPRRISPFFIPGRLINLASGHVSIRHGLKGPNHAVVTACSTGAHAVGDAARLIGYGDADVMVAGGAESPIGRLALAGFAACRALSTGFNDDPARGSRPYDKDRDGFVMGEGAGVVVLEEYEHAKARGAKIYAEVIGYGLSGDAYHITAPAEDGDGAFRCMSAALNRAGIEPSQIDYVNAHGTSTPLGDEIELRAVTRLMGDAVSKLTMSSTKSSIGHLLGAAGAVETIFSVLAIRDNVAPPTINLDNPSVETEIDLVPHTAKPKQIDIALSNSFGFGGTNASLVFRRVTD
- a CDS encoding DUF1697 domain-containing protein, which encodes MRCVALLRAVNVGSANQIAMKPLCARLAEHGFGPVTSHLRSGNLTVSADGGASAHEAEIERLIRDGFGLDVAVMLRTAAEWRGLIGANPFRREAAADPAKMQLGVLKSAVSREAFETLREGYAGPERLELGDRALFMVYPDGMGRSKLTTRRIETALGTEITVRNWNTVEKLRQMTEAG